A single genomic interval of Granulicella tundricola MP5ACTX9 harbors:
- a CDS encoding acyl-CoA thioesterase, with amino-acid sequence MSEMVLGEARVRVRYAETDQMGVVYHANYLVWFEVGRVELIRQMGLDYKTMEREDGVGIAVVEVTCRYKAPARYDDELIVQTRIAGVRGSVVKFAYRVVRAADGTLLCEGATTHVVVDKEMRKAAMPARYAEAFRAAHVPVETAEDES; translated from the coding sequence ATGAGTGAAATGGTTTTGGGTGAGGCGCGAGTGCGTGTCCGCTATGCGGAGACGGATCAGATGGGCGTGGTCTATCACGCGAACTACCTGGTCTGGTTTGAGGTGGGCCGGGTGGAGCTGATCCGGCAGATGGGCCTGGACTACAAGACAATGGAGCGCGAGGACGGCGTGGGGATTGCGGTGGTCGAGGTCACCTGCCGGTACAAGGCTCCGGCGCGGTACGACGATGAGCTGATCGTGCAGACGCGCATCGCGGGCGTACGCGGGAGCGTGGTGAAGTTTGCATATCGCGTGGTGCGTGCAGCGGATGGAACGCTGCTGTGCGAAGGCGCGACAACCCATGTGGTGGTCGACAAGGAGATGCGCAAGGCCGCGATGCCGGCACGCTACGCGGAGGCGTTCCGGGCCGCGCATGTGCCGGTGGAGACCGCTGAGGACGAGAGCTAG
- the cyaY gene encoding iron donor protein CyaY, whose protein sequence is MIDEPTFRRASDKALESLKQSLIRVEEEGGFEAEDHNGVLNVLFEDGGTKFVFTPQTPVRQIWISARTTSFKLDWSEDAAAFVLSKTGETLLLLTQRLLQEQLSDPSILLA, encoded by the coding sequence ATGATTGACGAGCCCACCTTCCGCCGCGCCTCTGACAAAGCCCTTGAATCCCTGAAACAGTCCCTGATCCGCGTGGAAGAGGAAGGCGGCTTTGAGGCCGAGGACCATAACGGTGTGCTCAACGTGCTGTTTGAGGACGGCGGCACCAAGTTCGTCTTCACCCCGCAGACCCCGGTCCGTCAGATCTGGATCTCCGCCCGCACCACCAGCTTCAAGCTGGACTGGTCTGAGGATGCCGCCGCCTTCGTCCTGTCCAAGACCGGCGAAACCCTGCTGCTGCTGACCCAGCGCCTGCTCCAGGAGCAGCTCAGCGACCCCTCCATTCTGCTGGCGTAG
- a CDS encoding dihydrolipoyl dehydrogenase family protein gives MSAPLADPVEHYDLLVLGSGEAGKYIAWAMATSGKKAAVIERRYIGGSCPNIACLPSKNFVHSAKVAHYASQAAQFRLPVATGPIDMEVVRGRKRKMVDGLVQMHEGRFAQTGAELILGTGTFTAPRTLHVLTNTGMTRMLTAETVVISTGSRAAIDPIPGLLEAQPLTHIEMLETGQVPPHLTILGGGYIGLEFAQAMRRLGSEVTVVERNPRLLHREDEDVITTLTGVLSREGIEILTSTSVERVTGRSGSSVTVHTSAGEITGTHILVATGRTPNTDGIGLDLAGVTLGKDGHIQVDEHLRTSAENVFAVGDCAGSPHFTHIAFDDHRVVKSVLLGKSGSTPRSTKDRQVPFCLFTDPEFAHIGLSESEAKRQGISYRLAKLPMLAVLRTRTMDESEGFLKALISTQDDSILGFTAVGVGSGEMLAAVQLAMSANLPYTALRDLIVTHPTLNEGLVYLFSSTPPR, from the coding sequence ATGAGCGCACCGTTAGCCGATCCCGTCGAACACTACGACCTCCTAGTCCTGGGCAGCGGAGAGGCCGGCAAGTACATCGCCTGGGCCATGGCCACATCAGGCAAGAAGGCTGCGGTCATCGAGCGCCGTTACATCGGCGGCTCCTGCCCCAACATCGCCTGCCTGCCCAGCAAGAACTTCGTTCACTCCGCCAAGGTCGCTCACTACGCCTCGCAGGCCGCGCAGTTCCGGCTTCCGGTGGCGACGGGGCCAATCGACATGGAGGTCGTTCGCGGTCGCAAGCGCAAGATGGTCGATGGCCTCGTCCAGATGCATGAAGGGCGATTCGCCCAGACTGGGGCCGAGTTGATTCTCGGCACCGGCACCTTCACCGCGCCACGTACCCTTCACGTCCTCACCAACACCGGAATGACCAGGATGCTGACGGCGGAGACCGTGGTGATCAGCACCGGCTCCCGTGCCGCCATCGACCCCATCCCCGGCCTGCTCGAAGCCCAGCCCCTCACCCACATTGAGATGCTGGAAACCGGCCAGGTTCCACCCCACCTCACCATCCTCGGCGGCGGCTACATCGGCCTAGAGTTTGCACAGGCCATGCGCCGCCTAGGCAGCGAGGTCACAGTCGTCGAGCGCAATCCACGCCTGCTCCACCGGGAAGACGAAGACGTCATCACGACGCTGACCGGAGTCCTCTCACGCGAGGGCATCGAGATCCTCACCAGCACCTCGGTCGAGCGTGTCACCGGTCGGTCAGGCTCCTCCGTCACCGTTCACACCAGCGCGGGCGAGATCACGGGCACCCACATCCTCGTCGCCACGGGAAGAACGCCGAACACGGACGGCATCGGGCTGGATCTTGCCGGCGTTACCCTGGGCAAGGATGGCCACATCCAGGTCGACGAGCATCTCCGCACCTCTGCTGAAAACGTCTTTGCGGTAGGCGACTGCGCCGGCAGTCCGCACTTCACGCACATCGCCTTTGACGACCATCGCGTCGTAAAATCCGTTCTGCTCGGCAAATCCGGAAGCACTCCGCGAAGCACAAAAGACCGCCAGGTCCCCTTCTGCCTCTTCACCGATCCCGAGTTCGCACACATCGGCCTGAGCGAGAGTGAGGCCAAGCGCCAGGGCATCTCGTACCGCCTCGCCAAACTCCCCATGCTCGCCGTCCTTCGCACCCGCACGATGGACGAGTCCGAAGGCTTCCTCAAAGCCCTCATCAGCACCCAGGACGACTCCATCCTCGGCTTCACGGCGGTCGGCGTCGGCTCCGGCGAGATGCTGGCGGCGGTCCAGCTGGCCATGTCCGCCAACCTGCCGTACACCGCGCTACGCGACCTCATCGTCACGCACCCCACCCTGAACGAGGGCCTGGTCTACCTCTTCTCCAGCACGCCGCCGAGATGA
- a CDS encoding TIGR03118 family protein: MSSLRVTRALAAIKSFATVATLSALSVAAPAMLHAQTAGAFKVTNLLSDGSVAATTMDPNFINPWGISVSPTWWISAQGTGFNYVTAAAGTIAFKVIVPAAAGGTATGTPTGSVTTAGTTGMILPNGTKASFIFSSIDGAITGWNSKLGTANAISQVAATGATGSVYTGLAVFTNAAGASFLLAPNFGTGKVDIYDSTFKPATLAGTFTDPSLPTGYFPFSVHVIGTQVFVAYSQRTAAGLELVAPGNGVVSIFDLTGTFVARAVTGGNLNAPWGVAIAPASFGIFSKDLLVGNFGDGLINVYDPKTFAYLGQLIDGTGKPLAYASLWDLLPGGTAIPGGTTVSAGDPSTVFFTAGLAGEKHGLLAGIANDATTAGTPSFGVSTSSSALAVTAGSNVQATIAVAPTYNFSGTVTLACSGLPVGASCTFGPTQLTVAGTASSTGTVTILTSKANAALVRPASKLTTGLAFAMLLPFASLLAFRKRKATAGRSVLPNLLGVLLLLVSIGSLAGCNDSSSTPAVVTPAGQSTIAVTATSGTISQTTNVALTVQ; encoded by the coding sequence ATGTCATCCCTACGAGTTACCCGCGCCCTCGCGGCAATCAAATCCTTTGCAACGGTTGCGACGCTTTCCGCGCTCTCCGTTGCCGCTCCGGCAATGCTTCATGCCCAGACGGCTGGCGCCTTCAAGGTCACCAACCTCCTCTCTGACGGCTCCGTAGCCGCCACCACCATGGACCCCAACTTCATCAATCCCTGGGGCATCTCCGTCAGCCCCACCTGGTGGATCAGCGCGCAGGGCACGGGCTTCAACTATGTGACGGCTGCCGCCGGAACCATTGCGTTCAAGGTCATCGTACCGGCTGCGGCTGGTGGCACGGCGACCGGAACCCCGACCGGCTCGGTCACTACCGCCGGCACCACCGGCATGATTCTACCCAACGGCACCAAGGCATCCTTTATCTTCTCCAGCATCGACGGCGCGATCACCGGCTGGAACTCGAAGCTCGGGACCGCCAACGCAATCTCGCAGGTCGCGGCCACCGGCGCGACGGGCTCCGTCTACACCGGTCTGGCCGTCTTCACCAACGCCGCCGGAGCCAGCTTCCTGCTCGCGCCGAACTTCGGCACGGGCAAGGTCGATATCTACGACAGCACCTTCAAGCCTGCGACGCTGGCCGGAACCTTTACCGATCCGTCCCTGCCGACCGGCTACTTCCCTTTCTCCGTCCATGTCATCGGCACGCAGGTATTCGTGGCTTACTCGCAGCGCACCGCCGCCGGACTTGAACTCGTAGCACCAGGCAACGGCGTCGTCAGCATCTTTGACCTCACCGGCACCTTTGTCGCACGGGCAGTCACCGGCGGCAACCTCAACGCGCCCTGGGGCGTCGCCATCGCACCGGCCAGCTTCGGCATCTTCAGCAAGGACCTGCTCGTCGGCAACTTCGGCGACGGCCTCATCAACGTCTATGACCCCAAGACCTTCGCCTACCTGGGCCAGTTGATCGACGGCACCGGCAAGCCGCTCGCGTACGCATCCCTCTGGGATCTGCTTCCCGGCGGAACTGCTATCCCCGGCGGCACCACCGTCAGCGCAGGCGATCCAAGCACGGTCTTCTTCACCGCCGGTCTCGCGGGTGAGAAGCACGGCCTGCTGGCAGGCATCGCCAACGACGCGACCACCGCAGGTACGCCTTCGTTCGGAGTCAGCACGTCTTCGTCCGCGCTGGCCGTTACGGCAGGCAGCAACGTGCAGGCAACGATCGCGGTCGCGCCGACCTATAACTTCAGTGGGACGGTAACGCTTGCATGCTCCGGCCTGCCGGTCGGCGCAAGCTGCACCTTCGGGCCAACGCAGTTGACGGTCGCCGGCACAGCAAGCAGCACCGGCACCGTCACCATCCTGACCAGCAAGGCGAACGCCGCACTTGTACGTCCGGCCAGCAAGCTGACGACCGGGCTCGCCTTTGCTATGCTCCTCCCGTTTGCCTCGCTGCTTGCCTTCCGCAAGCGCAAGGCGACGGCCGGCCGCAGCGTACTTCCGAACCTCCTGGGAGTGCTTCTGCTGCTGGTCTCCATCGGTTCGCTTGCGGGCTGCAACGATAGCTCGTCCACGCCTGCTGTCGTTACCCCTGCCGGACAGTCGACGATCGCCGTTACGGCGACCAGCGGCACCATCAGCCAGACGACCAACGTCGCCCTGACTGTGCAGTAA
- a CDS encoding zinc-dependent metalloprotease: protein MRPAFLLALALPATSVLAQSPESKPTPTIAAKTATMVHMPGLLPLDWDARAGKLYLEIPKLNYDILYTNSLPHGTGSNDLGLDRGQTSGGKIVHFERSGPKVLLVEPNQEFRSSSDDPAERLSIHQSFPESVLAGFKVEAENPDGAVLVDATDFFVRDAHGVIETLTTLKQGAFKLDASRSTIELDHTKAFPKNTEVEALLTFTSETSPGRRSYVADVTPDPHALTLREHQSFLELPPPGFTPRRFDPRAGYFPSSYRDYSAPLGEELDQRFIIRHRLIKKDPSCTKACEPVTPIQYYVDRGAPEPIRTALVEGARWWDQAFQAAGWAKGTFRVDPLPADADPMDVRFNIIQWVHRYTRGWSYGAAIADPRTGEIIKGNVTLGSLRGRQDYLIAEALLSPYVKGAPAITPSNDPMLAMVLQRIRQLSAHETGHTLGLAHNFAASAFPHTDLDETISVMDYPHPYIFLNKGGVPDLSHAYPVNIGSWDKVAIDYGYREFDRSGSAVERPAALNQILADSEKKGLIFITDEDSRPFSGAHPHAHLWDNGADPADELIRILDIRAKAIARFNANAIKPGMPMAQLEDTLVPLYLLHRYQTEAAIKEIGGLDYRYQLRDDGQINPTIVSPEDQNKAIAAVLKTLTPDTLTLPESLLQILPPRPPGLRRTQESFPSETGLTFDPIATAESAADLTLAVLFDPARASRLVQYHMRSPKAPSLRGLMEAVSKTTAERPEGGHTMSSEVERAVEFRALEAMFTLAVNPTASSQARAIAHSHLEDVLKQFTSAAPLTDTAEAIHRAAMIDRINDFNRDPEKFVPAKSIEAPPGMPIGDDEE from the coding sequence ATGCGCCCAGCGTTTTTGCTCGCCCTCGCCCTTCCCGCGACGTCCGTCCTCGCACAGTCTCCTGAGTCCAAGCCGACCCCGACCATCGCCGCCAAGACCGCGACGATGGTCCACATGCCCGGCCTGCTGCCGCTGGACTGGGACGCCAGGGCCGGCAAGCTCTACCTTGAGATCCCCAAGCTCAACTACGACATCCTGTACACAAATTCCCTGCCACATGGGACAGGCTCCAACGACCTTGGGCTGGACCGCGGCCAGACCTCCGGCGGCAAGATCGTACACTTCGAGCGCTCCGGCCCCAAGGTCCTCCTCGTTGAGCCCAACCAGGAGTTCCGCAGCTCGTCTGACGACCCCGCCGAGCGCCTCTCCATTCACCAGTCCTTCCCGGAGTCCGTCCTGGCCGGCTTCAAGGTCGAGGCCGAAAACCCCGACGGCGCAGTCCTTGTAGACGCCACCGACTTCTTCGTCCGCGACGCCCACGGCGTCATCGAGACCCTCACCACGTTGAAGCAGGGCGCGTTCAAGCTGGATGCCTCCCGCTCCACCATAGAGCTCGACCACACCAAGGCCTTCCCAAAGAACACTGAGGTCGAAGCCCTCCTGACCTTCACCTCCGAGACCTCGCCAGGTCGCCGTAGCTACGTCGCGGACGTCACCCCGGACCCGCACGCCCTCACCCTGCGCGAGCACCAGTCCTTCCTGGAGCTCCCGCCCCCCGGCTTCACCCCGCGGCGCTTCGACCCGCGCGCCGGCTACTTCCCCAGCTCCTACCGCGACTACAGCGCGCCCTTAGGCGAAGAGCTCGACCAAAGGTTCATCATCCGCCACCGCCTCATCAAGAAAGATCCAAGCTGCACCAAGGCCTGCGAGCCCGTCACCCCCATCCAGTACTACGTGGATCGCGGCGCACCGGAGCCCATCCGCACCGCGCTCGTAGAAGGCGCACGCTGGTGGGACCAGGCCTTCCAGGCTGCCGGCTGGGCCAAGGGAACCTTCCGCGTAGACCCCCTGCCCGCTGACGCCGACCCCATGGACGTCCGCTTCAACATCATCCAGTGGGTCCACCGTTACACCCGCGGCTGGAGCTACGGAGCCGCCATCGCAGACCCACGCACCGGCGAAATCATCAAGGGCAACGTGACCCTTGGCAGCCTGCGCGGTCGCCAGGACTACCTCATCGCCGAAGCCCTGCTCAGCCCTTACGTCAAGGGTGCACCAGCGATCACTCCCAGCAACGATCCCATGCTCGCCATGGTCCTGCAGCGCATCCGTCAGCTCTCCGCGCATGAGACCGGCCACACCCTCGGCCTCGCGCACAACTTCGCTGCCAGCGCCTTCCCCCACACCGATCTCGACGAAACCATCTCCGTGATGGACTACCCGCACCCTTACATCTTCCTCAACAAGGGAGGCGTGCCCGATCTCTCCCACGCCTACCCCGTCAACATCGGCTCCTGGGATAAGGTCGCCATCGATTACGGCTATCGCGAGTTCGACCGCTCCGGCAGCGCCGTGGAGCGGCCCGCAGCCCTCAATCAGATCCTTGCCGACTCAGAGAAAAAGGGCCTCATCTTCATCACCGACGAGGACTCCCGCCCCTTCAGCGGCGCACACCCGCACGCCCATCTCTGGGACAACGGGGCAGACCCAGCAGATGAGCTGATCCGCATCCTCGACATCCGCGCCAAGGCCATCGCCCGCTTCAACGCCAACGCCATCAAGCCCGGCATGCCCATGGCCCAGCTTGAGGACACCCTCGTCCCGCTCTACCTGCTGCACCGCTACCAGACCGAGGCCGCGATCAAGGAGATCGGCGGCCTGGACTACCGCTACCAACTCCGTGACGACGGCCAGATCAACCCCACTATCGTCTCGCCTGAGGATCAGAACAAGGCCATCGCCGCCGTGCTGAAGACCCTCACGCCGGACACGCTCACGCTGCCTGAATCGCTGCTACAGATCCTGCCGCCCCGCCCGCCCGGCCTCCGCCGCACCCAGGAGTCCTTCCCGTCTGAGACCGGTCTGACCTTCGATCCCATTGCCACCGCAGAGTCCGCCGCCGACCTCACCCTCGCCGTTCTCTTCGATCCCGCACGCGCCAGCCGCCTCGTCCAGTACCACATGCGTTCGCCCAAGGCACCCTCCCTGCGCGGCCTGATGGAGGCCGTCTCCAAGACCACTGCCGAGCGTCCAGAAGGTGGTCACACCATGTCCTCTGAGGTGGAACGCGCCGTCGAGTTCCGTGCGCTCGAAGCCATGTTCACCCTCGCCGTGAACCCAACAGCCTCATCCCAGGCTCGCGCCATCGCCCACTCCCACCTTGAGGACGTGCTGAAGCAGTTCACCTCCGCCGCCCCCCTGACAGATACGGCAGAGGCCATCCACCGCGCCGCGATGATCGACCGCATCAACGACTTCAACCGCGATCCTGAAAAGTTCGTCCCCGCCAAATCCATCGAAGCTCCCCCCGGTATGCCCATCGGCGATGACGAAGAGTAA
- a CDS encoding DHA2 family efflux MFS transporter permease subunit, with protein sequence MATAVAPISQISPVEALRRAGINPWVVALTVTLATFMELLDTSIANVSLPYIAGGLGRSFDEVTWILTTYLVANAVILPMSAWFSRVFGRKNYYMACVALFTVTSFLCGIAPSLEIMLLARVLQGIGGGGLAPVEQAILVDTFEPAKRASAFALYTVAIVTAPAIGPVLGGWITDNYNWRWVFLINIPIGLLSLYLTNRFVFDPPSYAAERASVRQGGKLSIDGVGMALIGVGSAALEILLDRGQIDDWFGSVFIRWCFVVGVACLTGAVFWELNHKDPVIDFRLLKVRNFALACVFYFTFGVGLFASTTMIPQLLQSLYGYRAIDAGLVLGPGALVITFLAPVGAQLVQRGIVKPKILLFGAVMVVGLSFIHYSHFNLATDYKHYALARALQGFGYAFFFVPLSVIGYSQLTPAQNNRASSLTNFFRNWGGSFGIAFVTTMSERRQDFHQSIVGANQNASSATFQSAVNATAAYLRVHGFSQADALSAAYARYYNELFAQTRLLAFMDCFYVLGIMTLVVGPLALLTKSFKPSAKSEPAH encoded by the coding sequence ATGGCAACCGCAGTCGCCCCAATCTCTCAGATTTCTCCTGTAGAAGCACTCCGGCGAGCGGGCATCAACCCATGGGTAGTCGCACTCACCGTCACCCTCGCCACCTTCATGGAGCTGCTCGATACCTCCATCGCCAACGTCTCCCTGCCCTACATCGCAGGAGGCCTCGGCCGTTCGTTCGACGAAGTCACCTGGATTCTCACCACCTACCTCGTCGCCAACGCTGTCATCCTGCCCATGTCAGCCTGGTTCTCCCGCGTCTTCGGCCGCAAGAACTACTACATGGCCTGCGTCGCGCTCTTCACCGTCACCAGCTTCCTCTGCGGCATCGCCCCCAGCCTGGAGATCATGCTCCTCGCCCGCGTCCTTCAAGGCATCGGCGGTGGAGGCCTCGCCCCGGTCGAACAGGCCATTCTCGTAGACACCTTTGAACCCGCCAAGCGAGCCTCAGCCTTCGCCCTTTACACCGTCGCCATCGTCACCGCACCCGCCATCGGCCCCGTCCTCGGCGGCTGGATCACCGACAACTACAACTGGCGCTGGGTCTTCCTCATCAACATCCCCATCGGCCTCCTCTCGCTCTACCTCACCAACCGCTTCGTCTTCGATCCACCCTCCTACGCGGCAGAGCGAGCCTCCGTCCGCCAGGGCGGTAAGCTCTCCATCGACGGCGTCGGCATGGCCCTTATCGGCGTAGGCTCCGCCGCGCTCGAGATCCTCCTCGACCGCGGACAGATCGACGACTGGTTCGGCTCCGTCTTCATCCGCTGGTGTTTCGTCGTCGGCGTCGCCTGCCTCACCGGCGCAGTCTTCTGGGAGCTCAACCACAAGGACCCCGTCATCGACTTCCGACTCCTCAAGGTCCGCAACTTCGCCCTCGCCTGCGTCTTCTACTTCACCTTCGGCGTAGGTCTCTTCGCCTCCACCACGATGATCCCCCAGCTCCTCCAGTCGCTCTATGGCTACCGCGCCATCGACGCCGGCCTCGTCCTTGGACCCGGTGCGCTCGTCATTACCTTCCTGGCCCCCGTAGGTGCGCAACTGGTCCAGCGAGGCATCGTCAAACCCAAGATCCTCCTCTTCGGCGCGGTTATGGTCGTGGGCCTCTCCTTCATCCACTACAGCCACTTCAACCTGGCCACCGACTACAAGCACTACGCCCTCGCCCGCGCACTCCAGGGCTTCGGCTACGCCTTCTTCTTCGTGCCGCTTTCGGTCATCGGCTACTCGCAGCTCACTCCCGCGCAAAACAACCGCGCATCGTCCCTCACCAACTTCTTCCGCAACTGGGGCGGAAGCTTTGGCATCGCCTTCGTCACCACTATGTCGGAGCGCCGCCAGGACTTCCACCAGTCCATCGTCGGAGCCAATCAGAACGCGTCATCGGCCACCTTCCAATCCGCCGTCAACGCCACAGCCGCTTATCTCCGCGTACACGGCTTCTCGCAGGCCGACGCGCTCTCCGCCGCCTACGCCCGTTACTACAACGAGCTCTTCGCCCAGACTCGCCTGCTCGCCTTCATGGACTGCTTCTACGTCCTCGGCATCATGACGTTAGTCGTAGGCCCCCTGGCTCTCCTCACCAAGAGCTTCAAACCCTCCGCCAAGTCCGAGCCCGCCCACTAA
- a CDS encoding TetR/AcrR family transcriptional regulator: MSKGETTRERIVREAAPLFNQKGFAGCSVQDILNATGLEKGGLYRHFASKQELAVEVFRWATAQSQRSRTDGMEHIENAVDRLKFHVARFAEAPSLVAGGCMLLNTAVDADDVNPELKAMACDAIQRWKRRIAAIVEYGMARGEIKAGTTARRVGNTIVATLEGALVISRLEGTKDALEDARESLGVMLEGLRA, translated from the coding sequence ATGAGTAAAGGCGAGACGACGCGGGAGCGGATTGTGCGCGAGGCCGCGCCTTTGTTCAATCAAAAGGGGTTTGCGGGTTGTTCGGTGCAAGACATCCTGAATGCGACGGGGCTCGAAAAGGGTGGGCTGTACCGGCATTTTGCGAGCAAGCAGGAGTTGGCGGTGGAGGTGTTCCGCTGGGCGACGGCGCAGTCGCAGCGCTCGCGCACCGACGGGATGGAGCATATTGAGAACGCGGTGGATCGGCTGAAGTTTCATGTGGCGCGGTTTGCGGAGGCTCCCAGCCTGGTGGCGGGCGGCTGTATGCTGCTGAACACCGCGGTGGACGCGGACGACGTGAACCCGGAGCTGAAGGCGATGGCTTGCGATGCGATCCAGCGTTGGAAGCGCAGGATTGCGGCGATCGTCGAGTATGGGATGGCGCGGGGGGAGATCAAGGCAGGGACTACGGCTCGGCGGGTGGGGAATACGATTGTGGCGACGCTGGAGGGGGCGTTGGTGATCAGCCGGCTGGAGGGGACGAAGGATGCGCTGGAGGATGCGCGGGAGTCGCTGGGTGTGATGCTGGAGGGGCTGCGCGCCTGA
- a CDS encoding glycosyltransferase family 2 protein, with amino-acid sequence MPMLSVAIITCNEEYNLARTLASVSFADEIVIVDSGSTDRTVEIAQSFGAKVFEQSWPGFAPQKNFAIAQCTGDWVLSLDADEELSPKLRTQIQTLLPSNPPADAYFLKRRNLFLNRWIRHGGYYPDPKLRLFRRSTANFSLTPKFEDRSVHETIVFDGHSDTLDYDLIHHAYPTLEGYLEHMDRYSTLGAELLVTAGRTSREWPAFYWNVLIVPTLTFGWNYIFRLGFLDGREGLLLHLYHSAYVSWKYAKAWRAALLLKSN; translated from the coding sequence ATGCCCATGCTGTCCGTCGCCATCATCACCTGTAACGAGGAGTACAACCTCGCACGAACGCTCGCCAGCGTATCTTTCGCGGACGAGATCGTCATCGTCGACTCCGGCTCCACGGACCGGACGGTCGAGATCGCCCAGTCCTTCGGCGCGAAGGTCTTCGAGCAGTCCTGGCCCGGCTTCGCCCCGCAGAAGAACTTCGCCATCGCACAATGCACCGGAGACTGGGTTCTCTCGCTCGACGCTGACGAAGAACTCTCCCCCAAGCTGCGTACCCAGATCCAGACCCTGCTGCCTTCGAATCCGCCTGCCGATGCGTATTTCCTGAAGCGCCGGAACCTCTTTCTCAATCGCTGGATCAGGCATGGCGGTTACTACCCGGACCCCAAGCTACGCCTCTTCCGCCGCTCCACGGCCAACTTCTCCCTCACCCCCAAGTTTGAAGACCGCTCCGTCCACGAGACCATCGTCTTTGATGGCCACTCAGACACCCTGGATTATGACCTTATCCATCACGCCTACCCGACGCTTGAAGGCTACCTGGAGCATATGGATCGCTACTCCACGCTTGGCGCTGAGCTTCTGGTGACCGCCGGCCGCACCAGCCGGGAGTGGCCCGCCTTCTACTGGAACGTCCTCATCGTCCCGACCCTGACCTTCGGTTGGAACTACATCTTCCGCCTCGGCTTCCTTGACGGCCGCGAAGGTCTGCTCCTGCACCTGTATCACTCGGCCTATGTGAGCTGGAAGTACGCGAAGGCCTGGCGCGCGGCATTACTCCTGAAGTCGAATTAG